A stretch of DNA from Maniola hyperantus chromosome 14, iAphHyp1.2, whole genome shotgun sequence:
CTCTCTTctaggtaggaaaggcattccagtggtagatgcatctgacgatttaattttgaaaatatttgtaaaaacgtaattgaataaaaaatattaattttatttatttattccttacaatcgtagtttggttctcatttgaatgtttttattttaaatattaatagcgagcaaacgagcaggtgggtcacctgatgacTGATGCTAAAagattaccgtcgcccatgaacatttgcagcaccagaagaactttcgatgcgttgccggcctttcaggaaattgttgatccgccccttgaataaccccatattgTAATCTAATGGAAACACCACCGAAGGAAGTTGGCTACACAGTTCCAACCAATCGGACTCAaggaaattttgtagacacgttctagaagcATATGCCCATCAAATATCTGTGTCTCATGCTATACACTAGATTAGGCATTccaaacaagattttttttgatGCGGTTGTAGCCTTTGCTTGTAACTTGGTGCTGATCATGTTTGGTTCGACAGCTTTGTGgaacacgatttttgttcggaatagCCGTtctatacctacagtacgcggccgaaagtaatgtacatcggcctttagaatgacatttcggctttgtaggcgttgtctctgtcactcatacctatatgacgtttcaaaatgtcgatgtacattactttctgccgcatactgtaaatTCTATGCCAATCGAATGCTAGAAACCTAATGAAAAGAACTGGGCTTCAATTTATCCACTCTTAATAGATTGTGCTATGATCGCTCGAGTTATCAAGTATTGAAACACTCGCAGAAAATTTTATAGCCGATATCTCGATGTTCCAGCAGATAATGGCCGAGACAAAAACAGTACCGTTAACCTCCACAGATTGATTCCACATCCGAGGCTCGGTCCGGGCGCTAAACTGATTTTCTAATAAgccataaataattaattaatcgtgTGAGTTCTCGACAGTATAATGAGATTGCGTGAAGACGCAGCAAAAAGCGTGGTTGGCCTACGAGTGTAGAATCACTAAGCCGCCATTAAGTTTTTCGTGCTGCTGCGGTAGGTGGGCGCTGGTTTCTAGTTACCATACTTTAACATCCGATCTTTTTATGGCGCAAGTTCGCGGGAAGACGTGGCGGATCTTTGATAACGGCGGTTGCTTCTTGCCCGGATTTGAACCACTATAATGAGTGCGCgtacaaataaaatgtgttttgcaATGCCATTAGTGTAGGAAGCACCTTCTCtattaattatgtaggtaggttatacttatttagtaagtatattacttacgcgacaggtcgagatggcaatcggggcgggatagcgcaggtgacgtgcgagtgtgcgcctcataccccgattgccgtctcaacctgtcgagtactttacggaatcctaaaaaaggtCTAGCAATAAATAGCCGTCTTTGTCACAATCAATTAGCTGGAAACGCCTAACCACGAGAAATGAGCTTGTCCAGTAAACATTACGCCCGTAAATCTAGTTCTAAAAGGCGTGGAAAGCTAATCAGCCATTTATCGAAAACTAATTACCCATTTATCTATCGACGAAAACTAATTACGAATCATTCAGGATGTGTTCTTGCTAATTAATATTGTGCGTTAATCGCCTTTCTAGGGCTTGAGTTCTTGTACGATTCACTATTCAACTCCATTGCTATATAAGCTAGTGGTTAGACGAGTGATGTGCATCGTCACTGGTTCCCAAAGTTGATAACAtcgccagagtgaactagagtgagggaactcccggtttgatcctgaatcgacgataatgtcaaatattaggctatggtgacgtgaaatcatagaaaaatagggctacctgcggCAAAATATACTAACATCTGACGCCTGCCAGTCgctttgttagaagttccccaCAAGTTCCCTAATTATAGAGCCAACGACGTTGCGTTGCGTTTTTGACATCTGtcagtagaatagaatagaatagaatatgtttttattcaagtcgactttttacaagcgctttcgaatcgtcgggtagttttaatttaccactggttcggaatgccgttcctaccgagaagagttCCTTCagttacatacaaaataatattgtgtgccATCTCGCACACATTACTATCTGCTATCGAAACgtcaaaaacgcaatctctcgttgACTGTGTCGTGAACTATGACATCACCCTACATTGGACATCACTTCTAATTTatgcggaaaaaaaaaaaaatttaaaacattttatttaacgGAACAACTTTTGCTATTATAGATGAggagcctgtgagggccagaccttcgttattttataaaagctgaaaatgtcTATGCGCATTGTCACTAACATAGGGAGGAACGATTCGCGACTGTGAAGTTTGTATGGTGGTGGTTTGGTGGCGTTCGTTTCGCTCCTCGTGTTTGGGAATTGTCCCAGACACAGGGATCTGCCCTcatgggctcttagtccatatggAAGAAGAGACCAAAATCAAGACATTCtctcattaaaaaattatatatttattattatagtcgactttttacaagcgctttcgaatcgtcgggtagttttaatttaccactggttcggaatgccgttcctaccgagaagagttCCTTCagttacatacaaaataatattgtgtgccATCTCGCACACATTACTATCTGCTATCGAAACgtcaaaaacgcaatctctcgttgACTGTATCGTGAACTATGACATCACCCTACATTGGACATCACTTCTAATTTatgcggaaaaaaaaaaaatttaaaacattttatttaacgGAACAACTTTTGCTATTATAGATGAggagcctgtgagggccagaccttcgttattttataaaagctgaaaatgtcTATGCGCATTGTCACTAACATAGGGAGGAACGATTCGCGACTGTGAAGTTTGTATGGTGGTGGTTTGGTGGCGTTCGTTTCGCTCCTCGTGTTTGGGAATTGTCCCAGACACAGGGATCTGCCCTcatgggctcttagtccatatggAAGAAGAGACCAAAATCAAGACATTCtctcattaaaaaattatatatttattattatagtcgactttttacaagcgctttcgaatcgtcgggtagttttaatttaccactggttcggaatgccgttcctaccgagaagagttCCTTCagttacatacaaaataatattgtgtgccATCTCGCACACATTACTATCTGCTATCGAAACgtcaaaaacgcaatctctcgttgACTGTGTCGTGAACTATGACATCACCCTACATTGGACATCACTTCTAATTTatgcggaaaaaaaaaaaaaatttaaaacattttatttaacgGAACAACTTTTGCTATTATAGATGAggagcctgtgagggccagaccttcgttattttataaaagctgaaaatgtcTATGCGCATTGTCACTAACATAGGGAGGAACGATTCGCGACTGTGAAGTTTGTATGGTGGTGGTTTGGTGGCGTTCGTTTCGCTCCTCGTGTTTGGGAATTGTCCCAGACACAGGGATCTGCCCTCATGGGCTCTTACTCCATATGGAAGAAGAGACCAAAATCAAGACattctcattaaaaaaaattacatatttattcaaatataagTGTTTAAAGCGTTGCATAAACAGATTTATGATTCTTCATTGACCCAGTCGAGGTTTAGGTTAAATTGGCCCTTTTCTAAGTCGCAAGCCACTTGGTAGCTCCATTTGTCGGAGTCGCTCACGATTTTCGATGTTTTCTGCAACAAACAAAAAGATAcacatatttaattaaattattaaggtGTGAGGAATATgccattttttaattatttatttttttaaagaatattagccttgttagggttccgtacctcaaaaagaaaaacggaacacttataggatcactttgttgtctgtctgtctgtcggtctgtcaagaaacctacagggtacttcccgttgacctagaaatgatcatgaaatttgacaggtagtgGGTCTTTTAGCTGGCattagttttcaattttcgaagtaagataactatatcaagtggggtaccatatgaaagggctttacctatgcattctaaaacagatttttatttatttttgtgcatcatagtttttgaattatcgtgcaaaatgtcgataaaatacgactatactatggaaccctcgctgcgcgagcctgtctcgcacttggccggtttttaaatgactaatatttccctttcctctccaactaagcgtcaagcttgtgctaggagtaggtacgacaattatagtgcaacgggcagggtttctttgtttgttttgaTCAATCAATCCGTTtccgtccacggctggacataggccttctccataggatttttaaaaacctaaatcacacgaagtcacgggcatcagctagttataatatatgttGCAGCGTAAACAACGGAACGTCAAGCCTTGGTTGTCTTCGGCGTATTCGGTAGCGTAGGCTGGCAACATTGGAAAAATGTCTGTGTAAACTGTCAGTGGTTTGACAATGGGACATTGTGACACGTGGCAATGGACACTTGCTGGTTCGGTTAGCACGTGAGGCCAATCTAAGCCCGactcatagagtaaagtaatacactggaaatagagagccttctcataagattttaatgtcacccaaattcctaatgcaaacctagcaccatctattagttggtcaactacaactgtaactgtatacatacctataggtatctacatacatatatacctactatacctatatataaataggtggtacctactacgtgcattatataggtaaaccaaaaccacaatagacctttgactttacagtgttttattgagtttcaaaacaagtattaatttaacaataatacttaatttattagtgaattgaaaacaataaaacactgaaaagtcaaagatccatgtgattttggtttatctaTTTAATGCACGCAGTGTAACAGGACCACCTTTTTATTGGCaccttaattattataggttcattggaataacaacactgattgtgatttactttttatttttattatgtctcacagatcactaaatgttaatttcacgAGAAGACGAAGAAGAAACCACTCGACTCGACGTACTAGTAACGGAATTTACCTTTcgccaaaacagaaaaaaacaaaacaccatgccgattcaaaacacaaatggcagccatttgcaatctctgaccatagagtaaagtaaatcaagcaataatttagttcatgtgaccaactaatagacggcgctaataaaaactacaataggTGATAATAAGCGACTTTCCGGCCCCTGGCCCGACTTCGTCGCGTTCCGGATGTAATCCGCTCGCATCCGCGCCACGTGTGTTATTAAGTGCGATTTTGCAGTGATTTGTTGTgatcatagagcagaaacaaagaggagatgttgtattaagatttccctatgaaatatcgagtgacattttgcggggtgaggggttgtggaacgccgcccacttctcaattttccatctgcgggttagtagcaaaactactcgcttagcgacctaacatcgatatattgatgtcactacatagttcagctatctcacactagatgtcattaagtgtagaaattacgtataaaattacttacaaatgaaatgtgataccattcatagcatcagaacgtctgtctgaataactttgacacgataaaacacaacacttcatccttttgttcttaaaaacgcgaaaacacaccgataatacgagtctcaatatatgtgaacctgacgaacgcagacagcatactaactaaggccccgcccacagtgatgacgtcaggacctagttgaaaatcacagtgcacagttgcttaggccaactcctctttgtttctgctctatggttgtGATAGGTTCTATCCAACGTAAATCGAGTCTTATTTGCGATATTTACAATGGATAGCTGATAGAGAATGGCTGCCCACACGCCTCTTCGTCATATAAAAGAGCAAATACTCACAAGTATTTTGACAGCCTGCCGCGTGTGCATATCCCAGTCGACTCTGTCGCCGACGACCGGCCACTCCACGGGTCCGGAACTTATTGCTTTACCGCCCACTATCCAAACAGCCCATATCGCGAATCCGTTTACTGAGTGACTACCCTCAGATTTCGAATCGCTAGAAaaggattattttatttagatgtcAATTACAGTAAATCAAATGAAATCAAaaggtttattcaaaatcagtacccttattgtaaatgctaaagtatgtttgtttgttggtttgtgggtttgttggtgtgtccttcaatcacgtcgcaacagtgcaacggattgacgtgattttttgcacgggtatagataaagacctggagaatgacataggctttttatcccggaaaatcaaagagttcccacgggatttttaaaaacctaattccacgcggacgaagtcgcgggcataagctagtctaaatatataaaaggaaaaggtgactgactgactgactgactgactgactgactgactgactgactgatctatcaacacacagctcaaactactggacggatcgggctgaaatttggcatgcagatagctattatgacgtaggcatccgctaagaaaggatttttgaaaattcatcccctaaaggactgaaataggggtttgaaatttgtataacccatgcggatgaagtcgcgagcataagctagtctttatatAAATGTCTAGACTTACACAACAGGATGCGCACCATCAGAGGCGTAAGTGACTGTCAAGTGTTTGAAGTGTATGTCGATCAGCTTCCTCGGCACGCCGCGACATCGGCACGGGTACTCCCACAGCGGCTGCGCTTCTATCTCCGCGTCACTTATTACACGAGAActctaaaaaaaatgtattattgttttttttttaaggttccatacctcaaaaggaaaaaagtgttagccttttatttcataaattaatatttgaggctatttgactaaaataaagaaaatacaaagtcttcatttgacttaaatttaaatataaaaaaatatataagtcttgatttgaataaattcagtataaacattttaacaagtcatgatactaaaatcataacgtctataaataatatcttttaGCGGGATTAACGCCCAGTCTTGCTCTGTCAGTATTGACGCGTTTTAATATCGGTCCACGACCGTAAATTTACGAATTACCTAATAAAGTGAATCATCAATAATTGCTAAACAAGTAAACGAAATAAAGTCACGGTAAATAACTGATAGTGCTCGagagaaataaacgttttactAAACGGGCTATGTATGTCTATCATTTCATCGAGGAACCTGGCTACGATGTtacaaaaggaacccttataggatcacttcgttgcctgtaaggggccctttttccttttgaggtgcggaaccctagtaaattatttcttaggaattccaaaattcgtaaaattacGTCCGCTGTTAATTTCCTTTAAAATTCTGTCCAATTACGGCAAATGTTGACGTATGTATGACGTCACACCTATGTACAtatttcatactagcttatgctcgcgacttcgtccgcgtggactactcaaatttgaaatccctatttcacccccttaggggtagaattttcaaaaatcctttcttagcggatgcctacgtcataatagctatctgcatgccaaatttcagcccgatccgtccagtagtttgagctgtgcgttgatagatcagtcagtcagtcagtcagtcagtcagtcaccttttccttttatatatttagacaagctcccttactaagcgagggttttgacgtttgataaaaagtcgctggtTTGACTAGTACCCACCACCCCTATTCTGTGTCTTCCCAACATTAACAAGAGATAATTACCTCAACTAGACTATCAAATATTGACATATCGATGCCTTCGCACATTCCAAGTGGTATCCTTATTTTGTGTAAATCCTGAAATTCAACCGGCATCGCCCAAAACTCACAGCCTTCAGGAAGAACTGGCACAAGCTCCTTCAATTTACTCCTGTACCTGTACAAATATTAGTGGCGTTAGATAGGGaaaaatggagaagtctagaggaagcctatgtccaaagaggacaacctgaacTGTAAATTGCTGGCGTTACcaattttttagaataaattatgtaggataggataattaaataataggaaataagaaattagtaatacggttagttagtaatataagatgtataactattgtatcagagaataaaggctattttatttttatttatttatttatttacctgtaCAAAAGATACGCCGCTTTCAAGTTCTCCCAAGGCAATATCGCACTACTGAAATTAAGATCGCAAACGATATTCGTCACTTTCTCCAAAACTTCATCTGTAACTTCAGGAAGTACAATCGCGTTTTGTATATCATTCTCTTTGATGTAATCATTTAAAATTCCAATGTTTAGATTCATATTTTCGATAATATAAACTGTATTAGCACCCATTTTCGCTGCAGCCAACCCAAGGAAACTGCTGCCATTTAAATCCAAAACTACAGCATCTCTAACTAAGACCTCCTTTAATTGTGCTAGCAACTTTTTACTCCGTTTCCCATCATTTAAGTACGATACATGAGTTCTTGATATGGACATGTGGACACCACATTCACAAATGGGTCGTTTATAATGGTTTCGCTTGGATTTCTCGTCTTCCAAGTAAAACCATAGGGAATATTCATCTTGACATGATACTAATGATAGTTCTGAATCTTTTTGTACTGTAAGTTCTTGTGGAAGGTAGTAGACTGCTTGCATCCAATGATCACGCCAGGGAATTGAGTCCTGAGGTCTTTCCGATGAGAGGTCAGCGTCAGGGTGTGTCCACCAAGGGGCACAACTTAGGCATATTTTACCTAAAATAtatgaaataattaaataagattCCGactaattgagaacctcctccttgtttgaagtcggttaaaaacgtaacctaatttaaccacaaatttacggtttttagatttttcccctaatgtcagctataaaacctaccttcctgccaaatttcatgattctagatcaacgggaagtatcctgtacgttttttgacagacagacggacggacagacagacagacagacagacagacagaacacaaagtgatccaataagggttccttttttcttttgggggtacggaaccctaaaaagtggtagtactgtaccaAAATCAATACCTTCAGGATCCATATTAAGCTCCCACCACATGAACACCATCTGAGCTTGTCCGGTATTGCTCACAGTGAACTCTTGCTTGACAGTTCTCTTCATGTCTATGGGTGAGCGTCCTGACCAGTCGTAGTAGAACACAGGGATCTGGTCTGATAACTCCCTGAACGCATGTCGAGGTAACTGTGATAACTGAACATCGTGGACTGCCGCTGAACCGGCGCATTCTTTCATctggaaaagtatttttttcaatagaaaaaaatcagttttaattttattttaagggttccgtattagggtttttagggttccgtacctcaaagggcagcttttttccttttgcggtacagaaccctaaaaatcagtattaattttatttttagggttccgtacctcaagatgaaaaaaggaaccctttcaatcaattcgttgtctgtctgtcgtgtctgtcaagaaacctataaggtacttcccgttgaccgttaataataatagtgatTTCCTAATTACTTTTTGAGGAGTCCTCAATATAATTTCCAGGTCTTCATCAGCCAGATCGTTTAGTTTATTCCACTTCTGCAGCATGGGGCACTCCACAACCTGTGCGTAGATCACGGCCGAGTCTGGGACCACTATGCAGTCTTCTTCCAGAAGGTACTTGTGTGCATGAGAAAATGTCGAGAGAGCCCCTAGaagaaaaattttaaacatgtatgaaacggctttactcacgtatttcgtcgacgttagctcgactagttcctttttcacagggactcagttcgcgcacgcgtcgcggttgagactgtcTCAGa
This window harbors:
- the LOC117988254 gene encoding protein arginine N-methyltransferase 7-like isoform X1, which produces MRITVLQRIRSFLLVRLESSSVTSKMQVFTQKRNPITGSTEWDVQHEDYDFHQEIARSAFADMLHDTERNKKYHRALQLAIEKMHEAGKKANVLDIGTGTGLLSIMAARCGADTVTACEAFKPMAECCLKILQRNGVADKITVIPKRSTDMTVGEDGDMKEKANILVTEVFDTELIGEGALSTFSHAHKYLLEEDCIVVPDSAVIYAQVVECPMLQKWNKLNDLADEDLEIILRTPQKMKECAGSAAVHDVQLSQLPRHAFRELSDQIPVFYYDWSGRSPIDMKRTVKQEFTVSNTGQAQMVFMWWELNMDPEGKICLSCAPWWTHPDADLSSERPQDSIPWRDHWMQAVYYLPQELTVQKDSELSLVSCQDEYSLWFYLEDEKSKRNHYKRPICECGVHMSISRTHVSYLNDGKRSKKLLAQLKEVLVRDAVVLDLNGSSFLGLAAAKMGANTVYIIENMNLNIGILNDYIKENDIQNAIVLPEVTDEVLEKVTNIVCDLNFSSAILPWENLKAAYLLYRYRSKLKELVPVLPEGCEFWAMPVEFQDLHKIRIPLGMCEGIDMSIFDSLVESSRVISDAEIEAQPLWEYPCRCRGVPRKLIDIHFKHLTVTYASDGAHPVVDSKSEGSHSVNGFAIWAVWIVGGKAISSGPVEWPVVGDRVDWDMHTRQAVKILKTSKIVSDSDKWSYQVACDLEKGQFNLNLDWVNEES
- the LOC117988254 gene encoding protein arginine N-methyltransferase 7-like isoform X2, with the translated sequence MQVFTQKRNPITGSTEWDVQHEDYDFHQEIARSAFADMLHDTERNKKYHRALQLAIEKMHEAGKKANVLDIGTGTGLLSIMAARCGADTVTACEAFKPMAECCLKILQRNGVADKITVIPKRSTDMTVGEDGDMKEKANILVTEVFDTELIGEGALSTFSHAHKYLLEEDCIVVPDSAVIYAQVVECPMLQKWNKLNDLADEDLEIILRTPQKMKECAGSAAVHDVQLSQLPRHAFRELSDQIPVFYYDWSGRSPIDMKRTVKQEFTVSNTGQAQMVFMWWELNMDPEGKICLSCAPWWTHPDADLSSERPQDSIPWRDHWMQAVYYLPQELTVQKDSELSLVSCQDEYSLWFYLEDEKSKRNHYKRPICECGVHMSISRTHVSYLNDGKRSKKLLAQLKEVLVRDAVVLDLNGSSFLGLAAAKMGANTVYIIENMNLNIGILNDYIKENDIQNAIVLPEVTDEVLEKVTNIVCDLNFSSAILPWENLKAAYLLYRYRSKLKELVPVLPEGCEFWAMPVEFQDLHKIRIPLGMCEGIDMSIFDSLVESSRVISDAEIEAQPLWEYPCRCRGVPRKLIDIHFKHLTVTYASDGAHPVVDSKSEGSHSVNGFAIWAVWIVGGKAISSGPVEWPVVGDRVDWDMHTRQAVKILKTSKIVSDSDKWSYQVACDLEKGQFNLNLDWVNEES